From the Mammaliicoccus sciuri genome, the window ATACTGTTTCATCATGACTTTCTTCTGGAATCGTTTGTAATGTTTCATCAATCATGTTTGTCCAGTAAGAAATGAATGCTGGTTCATTGTAAAATTGCTCAACGTGATGCATTGAAATGCCGTATTTATCAGCTTCTTCTTGAGCACGTTTATTATAACTTCCAACTGAGAAATTAGAATAATGTGGTGCTAATACAATCGTAACCGCTTCTTCAATACCATCATTATGCATTTGTTCTACTGCATCTTCAATAAATGGATGAATATGTTTTAAACCAATGTACAATTTAAATTCAACATCTTCATATGCTTCATTTAATGCGCCAAGTAAACTTTCTGCTTGTTTCTCTGTTGTACCTGCTAATGGTGAAATACCACCAATCGCTTTATAACGTCCTTTTAAGTCTTCAATTTGCTCATCAGATGGCTTACGACCATGTCTAATGTGTGTATAATATGGTACAATGTCACTTTCTTTATAAGGTGTACCATATGCCATAACTAAAAGTCCCACTTTTTTATTCATCTTCTATACTCCCTTTAATAAAATTAAGCTGTTTAATAACCTATCTTTGTTGTGATTTATATTTTGCTGAATAATCATGCACAAACTGAGCAACTCTTCTCAATGTATCAGGTTGTACTTCAGGAAAGACACCGTGTCCAAGATTAAAGATATAATTATGGTCTACTAAACCTTGATCCAATATTTGAACGAGTCTTTGTTCAATAACTTCCCATGGTGCTAGTAAAATAGCTGGATCTAAGTTTCCTTGCAACGTCTTAGTAATACCTTTTTCCCTAGCTTCTTTGATTTGTAAGCGCCAATCTAGCCCGATGACATCAACCGGTAATTGATTCCATTCTTCTATTAAATGGCTAGCTCCAACACCAAATGTTGTAACAGGTACGTTTTTTTCTTTAATCGCTGCAAAAATTTTATTCATAGATGGTCTAATGAAATAATGATAATCTTCAGCATTTAACGCACCTACCCATGAATCGAATACTTGAATCATCTTACATCCAGCTTCAATTTGAGCATGTGTATAGCGAATTGCCATATCAGCTAATGTATCCATTAATTTAAACCAAGCTTCTGGCTGTTTATACATAAACGCTTTAGTCTTATTATAATTTTTAGATGGTCCACCTTCAATCATATAGCTCGCTAGCGTGAATGGTGCGCCAGTAAATCCTATTAATGGTACGTTTAGTTGTTCTTCTGTTAAAAGTTTAATCGTATCTAAGACATATTTTACGTCTTCTTCAGGATTTATTTGACCTAATCGATTAATATCAGAAATGTCTTTAATAGGGTTATGTATAACAGGTCCTATTCCAGATTTAATTTCTACATCTACACCAATTCCAGTTAAAGGTGTCATAATATCTTTATATAAAATTGCAGCATCAGTATTATATTGATCTACTGGTAATTTTGTAACATATGCACAAAGTTCTGGTTGATGTGTAATTTCAAATAATGAATACTTTTCTTTAATTTTTCTATATTCAGGCTGTGATCTACCTGCTTGCCTCATAAACCAAACTGGTGTATGAGTTGTTTTTTCTCCCTTTGCTGCTTTTAAAATTGTATCGTTAAACGGTACACTCATTTATTTCACCTCATTATAATCATTACAATCTATTTTAACATATTCTATTATAAAGACATCTATGTGTACAAAAATTCATAAATTATACAAAAGATTTCATGAATTGGTTGATTTTAGCGCTTACATGTTTATAATCTAATTAAAGAGATATAGGAGGTATATCATTATGAAATGTTATATAACAACAGGTACGTATCATTTTCTGCATAGTATAATGAAGAAACATCCAGATGAAGATATTCATCATTATACGAGACAAGATACGACAGTACTTATTCATGAAACAAATGGTGATACAGTATTTGCACAACCAAGAGAATATCAAATATTAGAATCAAAAGGTGCTTTTATCAATCATGAATTTATAGCAGCAAGCTACATTCCTGTATCTGATGAAATGCAACATCGATTCGAAAATCATTATGTAGATATCGACAGTCAATTTGACAATTTCGAAGGGTTCGAATCATTTAGATTACTTAAACCTCGAAAAGGCGATACTTATATGATATTAGTTGGTTTTGATTCAAACGAATTATATGAAGATTTCACAAAATCATCTTTCTATGCGGAATATTTCTCTAGAGATGCTACTCGTAAATTCTCAGGTGCTGAACAATATTCAACAGCAAATTATACAAAGTATTGGTATAGACCTGAAGAAGATGAAGAAGCTGAAAATGAAGAAGCATAATTATAAAATAAAAAGAAGAAATGATTCTCACTGAGTCATTTCTTCTTTTTTAATTGTTATTAATCTCTAAGTAACTCTTGATGTTTTTTAATTTTCTTAATGGAAGAATCTATTGTTAACCAACCAACAATGAAGAATAATATAACGAAATAAATCGCTGTAACAAATTTCAATATATATATGATTGATAAAATAATACCTAAGACAATCATGATATTAATTAAAAATTGATGATAGCCTTTAACTACTTGTCCTTCACTTACCGGCCATACTTGTGGCCACAATCCGTATGCTTGTTGTTTATAAAATTGAGATAATTGTAATATCAACAAGTACATGATTAAAGCACCTAATATGGCTGATATAACTGGCTGATCAATCCACCAAATTAATACAAGTCCGATAATCAATAATCTTAATACGATAAAGAATGCATCTTTCCCTCTTGCAAAACTTCTTACAAATAAGAATTTATACATATAATTTTGATTAAATTTCTTAGAACTTGGGACTTTTAAGAAGACATCTAAATATCTTCTGCGAACTGTTCGTTCATTTAATACTTTTACGTCTGTAAACATATTAACGAATTTATAATAATTCATCTTATGATTATGTTCGATAGCGATTAATGTTTCCCACTGATAAAAAGTACCTCTATTGATATTTTCTAATAAAATAATTAAAGCAATCAATACGACAATAGATAATAGACCTGACAAAGCCCCTACTTTTAAAGTTGTGTAATAACCACTCGCATACACAATAAAGAGTAATACATTAATCCCCCAAATTTCTAATCCGTATTTTAACCAGAACCATTTCATCATAAGTCCTAGAATTGGAAAGACGAAACTCAATACCATAACCGTGATATATAAATAAAATTTATCACCCATTAATTGATAAAATAATGGCAACCCGACCACTAATATTACGACTGGTAAGTATAGTCGATTAAAATAACTATATGTTAGAGCTTTTCTAATATAGAGCGTTAAGTGTTTCTCGAATGGTAACAAATATAACTTATCTGCTTCTCTAAAGAAAGTCCTCATTGGAAATATCGAACAAATAGATAATATAACCGAAAAGATTAATCGATAGTTAATATTTTGTGGAATATCTTTTAACCAATTACTATATCCCAATGCAAATGCACCGATCATAATAGTTATAAATATTAAGAAATGACCATTAAAGATGAATTTATTGTAATTCATTTTCTCTAATACTTCTTCTCTTTGTCTAACCTTATATAAAGTATTTACATCATTCATACGCTTCACCTTGTGTTAAATGTATATAAATATCATCTAGTGTTGCATTAGTAAGTCCAGTTTTTTCTCTCAGTTCTTCTAAATTGCCCATTGCTACTAAACGACCTTGATGTAATATAATAAATCTATCGCAATATCTTTCAGCAGTTGCAAGTATATGTGTAGACATTAATACTGAAGAGCCTTGATTGCGTCTTTCTACTATTAAATCTAACATTGTTTGTATACCTAATGGATCTAACCCTAAAAACGGTTCATCTATAATATATTGCGTCGGTTCAACTAAGAATGCGCAGACAATCATAACTTTTTGTTTCATACCTTTTGAAAAATGTATCGGAAAGACTTTTAATTCATTTTCAAGTCTTAGTCTTTTCAATAACGGCATTGCCTTTTCAAGTGCTGTATCTTTATCAATACCATATGCCATAGCAGTCATGTAAATATGTTCTTCTAAAGTTAATTCATCATATAATACTGGACTTTCTGGTATATATGTAAGATTTCTTCTATAAGATTCTATATCTGCTTTAATATCTATATTATTAATGGACATCTCACCTTGTTGTGGTGTTAATAAGCCAAGTATATGTTTAATTGTTGTACTTTTCCCTGCACCATTTAATCCAATAAGTCCCACGACTTCACTTGGTTTACATTCAAATGAGATATCATGGATAACAGCTTTTTTACCGTATCCACCTGTTAAATTATTCACTTTAATTGCCACGTGAACACACCTCCAAAATATATTGTAGCATGTTCTCAATGTTACATTCATTAAATATTATCTTTATCAGTGAGATGATATTACGAGCATGATATAATAAAAACTAATATTTACATAGGAGATGATAGTATGTCAGAAACAATATTCAGCAAAATTATCAACGGTGAAATCCCATCATTCAAAGTTTACGAAAATGATTATGTATATGCATTCTTAGATATTTCTCAAGTAAGTAAAGGACACACATTACTTATTCCAAAGAAAGCTTCACCAAATATTTATGAAACAGACCCAGAAACAATGAAACATATAGCTGAAGCTTTACCAATCGTTGCGAATGCCATCAAGAAAGCTTTCAATCCAGATGGTTTAAATATTATTCAAAATAATGGCGAGTATGCTTCACAATCTGTATTCCATATCCACTTCCACTTAATCCCACGATATAAAGAAGATATTGATGGTTTCGGTTATATTTGGAATACAAATGAAGATCAATTAGATGATGAGAAAAAAGCAGAAATCGCACAAACAATTCAACAGCATTTTTAATACACTGCATGTTTACAAAAATTCAGGGTATATATTTAAATAAGAGATATCAAGGAGGATAATTATGAAATTTTCAAGACTCGCAATTGGTGTTGGTGTAGGATTTGTTACAGGTTTTACAACAGCCATTTTAAATACAGACCGTTCTGGTGATGCTTTAAAGACAGATTTAAAATCAACTGCTGACGGATCTAAAATTCAATTAAGTGAAATTAAAGACAATGCTATTGAAATAAAAGATTATGTATTAAAGACGAAAGACGAAAGCCAAATTGCTATTCAATCATTAGGTGAAGAAATTAAAACGATGATTAATGAATTTAAAGCTGATATTAACCCTAATATTGAACAAATACAGAAAAATATTGAAAATATTAGCAATCTTGGCAATGAAATTCAAAAAGAAATTCAAAATACTAAGCTTCCATTTCTAAAAAATTAGAAAACGTGTTAAAATTATTATATTATTAAAGTGTTATAACTAAGCATGATACATTAGTATCATGCTTTTATTATACAAACAAAGGGGGATTTAACTATGTCGAATGAATTGGACATGATTGAAAAAATGTTATTTACTCATAAGGTTTCACAGTTATCTAAAGCTTTATGGAAGACAATCGAGAAAAATTGGCAGCAGTGGATTAAGCCTTTCGACTTAAATATTAATGAACATCATATTTTAATTATTATTAGAAGTTTAAATGAAGCTACAATTTCTGAAGTGAGTAAATATGGCGTTATGCATGTATCTACTGTTTTTAATTTCGCTAAAAATTTAGAAAAACGTGGTTATTTAACAATGCCTAAAAGTCAGCACGATAAGCGTACGACTTATTTAGAATTAACGGATAAAGGTCTTGCAGTGTTAAGAAAGACATATTTAAACTATTCAAATGATACAAACAGATTATATGAAATTGCTGCAGATTATGAAAAAGTTATGTACAATATGCCAGAATTTACGGATGTGAAATATATCGTTGGTCAAATATATGGTAGCGACTTTATTCATCACATTGAACAAAACCATGAGCAATTAAGAAAATATCTACTTGACGAACAGTCTGAGGATGATGCATAATATCAAGATAAATCATATCTTAGAAGGTGACATTAATCATGTTTTTGTGTTCTAAATCAATTAATATACAGTCTCGTTATGGATTGCAGAGAATTGTATTAATTAGTGCTTTAGTTTCATTCTTAACATTTATCGTCACTTACGAAATATTCAATTATTTACAAACAGAACCTTTAAAGGACGATAAGTTTATACTATTCTTATTCGTCCTTTGCTTAATTTATCCAATTCATAAATTGTTGCATTTGATTGTATTAATGTATTATCGTAAGTCATTTAAAATGAACAAAACGACTAAAGCTAAACGTGCTTTACCATTATATAATATTAGAGTAGATCAACCAATTAATAAGATTGTATTTTGTTTTGCACTTATTTGCCCGCTCGTTACGATAACTACCCTATCTATTGCACTCGTAAATATAATTCCACAATATGGACATTACATTTTATTTATAATGTCTATTAATGTTGGCATATCTATTATCGATTTACTTTATTTAAAGATTATTTTATTTACAAAAAAAAGCACTTATATTGAAGAAAGAAAAAATGGTATCGAATTGTTAATAAAACGTTCACTGGATGCCGAACATTTATAGGTTATTTTTTGTAATTAAAATAGCATATATGCTATATTTATCATTGTATTCTTACAAAAGGAGTTCTATTTATGAAATCAATTAAAAAAATAGTGTTACCTGTAACACTTTCAGCATCAGTATTAACTTTAGGCGCTTGTGGTAATGGTTCAGATAATTCTGGAGAAACTTTAGTAGAAACTAAAGCCGGAAACGTAACTTCACAAGACGTACTAGACAAAATGGGTAGTAACGAAGTCGCACAAAATGCATTTCAAATTGTACTTAACAAAGTCTTAAAAGATAAATACGAAGACAAAGTTGATACGAAGAAATTAGACGAACAAGTTGATAAACAAATCGAGCAATACGGTGGTAAGAAGAAATTTGAAGAAGCACTACAACAAGAAAAACCAGGTGCTACTATAAAAGACTTTAAAGAATCTCAAAAAACTTCTAAATATCAAGAAGAATTTATCAACGATGCCGTAAAAGTTTCTGACAAAGAAATCAATGAAAATACTAAAAAAGCTTCTCATATCTTAATCAAAGTTAAATCAGATGATTCTGATGAAGGTTTAAGTGATAAAGCAGCTAAGAAAAAAGCTGAAAAATTACTAGCTCAAATTAAGAAAAACCCAGACGACTTTGAAAAAATCGCTAAGAAAGAATCACAAGATGAAGGTACTAAATCTAAAGGCGGCGCTTTAGGATTTGTATTGAAAGGTCAAATGGATGAGTCATTTGAAAAAGCATTATTCAAACTTAAAAAAGATGACGAAATTTCAGATGTTGTTAAATCTCAATATGGTTATCATATTATAAAAGCAGATAAAGGCGAACCATCTAAGAAAGAAAAAGCAAGCCTTAAAGAACAATATCGTCAACTAAAAATCCAAAAAGAACCTAAGATCATCATCAATGCTTACAAAAAATTATTAGATGAATACAAAGTTGACTACAAAGATAAAGATATTAAAAAAGCAATCGAAGATAATATCTTAAACGAAAAAGCATTACAACAACAACAAATGCAAGCAGCACAGCAATCATCAGCAAGCTAAAATTAAAAAGCTATGAAGAAACGGTTAACGTTTCTTCATAGCTTTTTTTGATTAATCTAAAGTTTCAGGTTTATAAAATTGTCTATTTTCTAAAGCAAAGATGCGCTCTGTAAATTGACCTTTATCTACTTTTTTAAGATGTTTTTTAAACATCATCATTCTCGCATCAATATTATCAATAAAATGAAGAATTTCTGCTTCTTTAACCATAGGTAATTTTGGCGATCCATACTCTAATTTACCGTGGTGACTTAAAACTAAATGTCTCAATAAGAGGACTTCCTCCCCTTCTATATTGTGCTCTTTTGCAACTTGAGCAATTTCATCACTAACGATTGAAATATGGCCTAATAAGTTTCCTTCAACTGTGTATGATGTTGCGACAGGTCCTGACAACTCTTTTACTTTACCTAAGTCATGCAAGATAATACCACTATATAATAAACTTCTATTTAATATTGGATAAATATCACACAATGCCTTCGCTTGTCTTAACATTGTTACAACATGATAGCTTAAGCCAGAAACAAAATTATGATGATGTGAACTAGCTGCTGGGAATATAAAATACTCTTTTTGATATTTTTTAAGTAATATACGTGTAATTCTTTGTAATTTAGCATTTTCAATATCTAGTATATACGTCATAATTTCTTCTGACATATCGTCGATTGATAATGGCGCCGCTTCTAGGAAGTTTTCCAACTTCACATTATCTTCATCTACAGCCACTCTAAATTGATTAACTTTCATTTGTTTTCTTCCACGATAATCAATTACGTCACCTTTCACACGAATAATCGTTTCAGGTACGAGTAGTTGAATATCCTCATTTGTTACCGTCCATACTTTTGCTTCTATATCACCACTTTTATCTTTAAGATAAAGTGTCATATATGGTTTACCTTGAGCTGTAACACCTTGAGTTGCTCGATGAATCAAAAAGTAATGATCTACTGAGTCTCCTGGTTTCAATGTCTCTATAGTTCTCATTTGCTCTTAGCTCCTTCTATTTTTGTCAGCGTAATTGTTTGTTTCTGAGGTACATTTTGATCTTTATTACAAGTGAAATATAGTATTTGAATATCATCTTTCATACTCATTAAATATTTAATCATAATTTCTTTACGATGTTTATCAAAATGCACAAATGCATCATCAACGATAATTGGGAACGGATAATATTTTTGCAATGATTTAATTAAACTAAATCTTAACGCGATATATAATAATTCTTTCGTTGACTGACTTAATTCAGTAGGATGGAATATTTGTCCATTTTCATGTCTAACTTGTACATTTTGTTCCTCATAAATAACTTGATTATATCTGCCTTCTGTTAATGCTTTTAAGATATCTGTAGCATCTTTCACAACATAAGGTAGTCGTTTATCTTTAATTTGTTTAATATGTGCTTCGACTAAGTTTTGTAAATAACTTAATGCAGCCCAATCATTTGCAGTTTCATTCACTTTATCTTTAAGTAAATGGTATTCATGTCTTAAAGCTGAAAGTGTTTCATCTGTTTCCATATGATTGATTTGAGCATTCAAATCACTTAATTCTGCTTGAACATTTAAATAACGATCATTATATTCATCAACTTGACCTTCTAACTGAGTACGTTCATTTTCTAGGTCTGTTTTTGTCATATAACTTAGTTGTGTATTTTTATCGTAATCGTAATTTTGATTGTTCAGTAAATCTGTTAA encodes:
- a CDS encoding YtxH domain-containing protein, yielding MKFSRLAIGVGVGFVTGFTTAILNTDRSGDALKTDLKSTADGSKIQLSEIKDNAIEIKDYVLKTKDESQIAIQSLGEEIKTMINEFKADINPNIEQIQKNIENISNLGNEIQKEIQNTKLPFLKN
- a CDS encoding ABC transporter ATP-binding protein — translated: MAIKVNNLTGGYGKKAVIHDISFECKPSEVVGLIGLNGAGKSTTIKHILGLLTPQQGEMSINNIDIKADIESYRRNLTYIPESPVLYDELTLEEHIYMTAMAYGIDKDTALEKAMPLLKRLRLENELKVFPIHFSKGMKQKVMIVCAFLVEPTQYIIDEPFLGLDPLGIQTMLDLIVERRNQGSSVLMSTHILATAERYCDRFIILHQGRLVAMGNLEELREKTGLTNATLDDIYIHLTQGEAYE
- a CDS encoding DUF3267 domain-containing protein, translating into MFLCSKSINIQSRYGLQRIVLISALVSFLTFIVTYEIFNYLQTEPLKDDKFILFLFVLCLIYPIHKLLHLIVLMYYRKSFKMNKTTKAKRALPLYNIRVDQPINKIVFCFALICPLVTITTLSIALVNIIPQYGHYILFIMSINVGISIIDLLYLKIILFTKKSTYIEERKNGIELLIKRSLDAEHL
- the hemH gene encoding ferrochelatase — protein: MNKKVGLLVMAYGTPYKESDIVPYYTHIRHGRKPSDEQIEDLKGRYKAIGGISPLAGTTEKQAESLLGALNEAYEDVEFKLYIGLKHIHPFIEDAVEQMHNDGIEEAVTIVLAPHYSNFSVGSYNKRAQEEADKYGISMHHVEQFYNEPAFISYWTNMIDETLQTIPEESHDETVLIVSAHSLPEKIKKANDPYPDQLEETAKILSEESNIKHVSVGWQSEGQTGEPWLGPDVQDLTRDLYNEHGYKHFIYTPVGFVCEHLEVLYDNDYECKVVCDELGVKYHRPPMPNIDPKFIEAMVSAIKKKF
- a CDS encoding peptidylprolyl isomerase, whose protein sequence is MKSIKKIVLPVTLSASVLTLGACGNGSDNSGETLVETKAGNVTSQDVLDKMGSNEVAQNAFQIVLNKVLKDKYEDKVDTKKLDEQVDKQIEQYGGKKKFEEALQQEKPGATIKDFKESQKTSKYQEEFINDAVKVSDKEINENTKKASHILIKVKSDDSDEGLSDKAAKKKAEKLLAQIKKNPDDFEKIAKKESQDEGTKSKGGALGFVLKGQMDESFEKALFKLKKDDEISDVVKSQYGYHIIKADKGEPSKKEKASLKEQYRQLKIQKEPKIIINAYKKLLDEYKVDYKDKDIKKAIEDNILNEKALQQQQMQAAQQSSAS
- a CDS encoding HTH-type transcriptional regulator Hpr; this translates as MSNELDMIEKMLFTHKVSQLSKALWKTIEKNWQQWIKPFDLNINEHHILIIIRSLNEATISEVSKYGVMHVSTVFNFAKNLEKRGYLTMPKSQHDKRTTYLELTDKGLAVLRKTYLNYSNDTNRLYEIAADYEKVMYNMPEFTDVKYIVGQIYGSDFIHHIEQNHEQLRKYLLDEQSEDDA
- the hemE gene encoding uroporphyrinogen decarboxylase; translation: MSVPFNDTILKAAKGEKTTHTPVWFMRQAGRSQPEYRKIKEKYSLFEITHQPELCAYVTKLPVDQYNTDAAILYKDIMTPLTGIGVDVEIKSGIGPVIHNPIKDISDINRLGQINPEEDVKYVLDTIKLLTEEQLNVPLIGFTGAPFTLASYMIEGGPSKNYNKTKAFMYKQPEAWFKLMDTLADMAIRYTHAQIEAGCKMIQVFDSWVGALNAEDYHYFIRPSMNKIFAAIKEKNVPVTTFGVGASHLIEEWNQLPVDVIGLDWRLQIKEAREKGITKTLQGNLDPAILLAPWEVIEQRLVQILDQGLVDHNYIFNLGHGVFPEVQPDTLRRVAQFVHDYSAKYKSQQR
- a CDS encoding HIT family protein, whose translation is MSETIFSKIINGEIPSFKVYENDYVYAFLDISQVSKGHTLLIPKKASPNIYETDPETMKHIAEALPIVANAIKKAFNPDGLNIIQNNGEYASQSVFHIHFHLIPRYKEDIDGFGYIWNTNEDQLDDEKKAEIAQTIQQHF
- the ecsB gene encoding ABC transporter permease EcsB; its protein translation is MNDVNTLYKVRQREEVLEKMNYNKFIFNGHFLIFITIMIGAFALGYSNWLKDIPQNINYRLIFSVILSICSIFPMRTFFREADKLYLLPFEKHLTLYIRKALTYSYFNRLYLPVVILVVGLPLFYQLMGDKFYLYITVMVLSFVFPILGLMMKWFWLKYGLEIWGINVLLFIVYASGYYTTLKVGALSGLLSIVVLIALIILLENINRGTFYQWETLIAIEHNHKMNYYKFVNMFTDVKVLNERTVRRRYLDVFLKVPSSKKFNQNYMYKFLFVRSFARGKDAFFIVLRLLIIGLVLIWWIDQPVISAILGALIMYLLILQLSQFYKQQAYGLWPQVWPVSEGQVVKGYHQFLINIMIVLGIILSIIYILKFVTAIYFVILFFIVGWLTIDSSIKKIKKHQELLRD
- the yhaM gene encoding 3'-5' exoribonuclease YhaM, translated to MRTIETLKPGDSVDHYFLIHRATQGVTAQGKPYMTLYLKDKSGDIEAKVWTVTNEDIQLLVPETIIRVKGDVIDYRGRKQMKVNQFRVAVDEDNVKLENFLEAAPLSIDDMSEEIMTYILDIENAKLQRITRILLKKYQKEYFIFPAASSHHHNFVSGLSYHVVTMLRQAKALCDIYPILNRSLLYSGIILHDLGKVKELSGPVATSYTVEGNLLGHISIVSDEIAQVAKEHNIEGEEVLLLRHLVLSHHGKLEYGSPKLPMVKEAEILHFIDNIDARMMMFKKHLKKVDKGQFTERIFALENRQFYKPETLD
- a CDS encoding antibiotic biosynthesis monooxygenase family protein produces the protein MKCYITTGTYHFLHSIMKKHPDEDIHHYTRQDTTVLIHETNGDTVFAQPREYQILESKGAFINHEFIAASYIPVSDEMQHRFENHYVDIDSQFDNFEGFESFRLLKPRKGDTYMILVGFDSNELYEDFTKSSFYAEYFSRDATRKFSGAEQYSTANYTKYWYRPEEDEEAENEEA